In Longimicrobiales bacterium, a single window of DNA contains:
- a CDS encoding DUF305 domain-containing protein: MMSDPRRHLPLTYVAATLLLSALSTVACAGVGGPTTPAPRSEAGAVDAPPPAPDLARLEALYRARADSALQRVSDADAHFMTGMIHHHAQALVMSAWAPTHGANASVLTLTARITNAQKDEIAVMQRWLRERDRPVPEVDAGGKMAPDSGMQMPDMDMTDMQMPGMLSPQQLLDLSRAHGVEYDRLFLTYMIQHHNGAVTMVHELFATDGAAQDDFVFKLASDIQVDQTTEVARMQQMLDGLPSNQDR, encoded by the coding sequence ATGATGAGCGATCCCCGGAGGCACCTGCCTCTAACCTATGTTGCTGCCACGCTGCTGCTGAGCGCACTGTCTACGGTCGCGTGTGCCGGTGTCGGCGGCCCGACAACCCCAGCGCCCCGTTCTGAAGCCGGCGCCGTAGACGCCCCGCCGCCAGCCCCTGATCTCGCCCGACTGGAAGCGCTGTACCGCGCCCGAGCAGACAGCGCTCTGCAACGGGTCAGTGACGCCGACGCCCACTTCATGACCGGCATGATCCATCATCACGCCCAGGCGCTCGTTATGTCGGCCTGGGCACCCACCCACGGTGCGAATGCCTCGGTACTCACGCTAACCGCCCGGATCACGAACGCTCAGAAAGACGAAATTGCTGTGATGCAACGCTGGCTCCGTGAGCGGGACCGGCCGGTTCCGGAGGTCGACGCGGGCGGAAAGATGGCCCCGGACTCGGGGATGCAGATGCCCGACATGGACATGACGGACATGCAGATGCCTGGCATGTTGTCGCCGCAGCAACTTCTCGATCTCTCCCGCGCACACGGCGTCGAGTACGACCGGCTCTTCCTCACCTACATGATCCAGCACCACAACGGCGCGGTGACTATGGTTCATGAACTGTTCGCCACCGATGGGGCTGCCCAGGACGATTTCGTCTTCAAGCTGGCTTCCGACATCCAGGTGGATCAGACTACCGAAGTCGCCCGTATGCAGCAGATGCTCGACGGGCTCCCGTCCAATCAAGACCG